In one window of Campylobacter sp. DNA:
- a CDS encoding DUF4197 domain-containing protein: MKKFMILLAAAALSLAHADVTDILKQGADVLGATQSGNYKELLASATNRAVAELAKGYIHSKTAKIELPPSLKAAAKLARKVGGDKWERELVVSMNDAATKAVSGASKIFLQDLKSMSDADVKKLIGGGDTALSEYLQSKSGAKLRAVFRPIVSDMMSKNSFATAYNGLNSFAQNKIAGNEAVQNIARGLGASEYLPKQGEDLNDYITQKTLDGLFAVMREKESALRGSAVGKGAGILGKVLQ; the protein is encoded by the coding sequence ATGAAAAAATTTATGATTTTGCTCGCCGCTGCGGCGCTGTCGCTTGCGCATGCGGACGTGACGGATATTTTAAAGCAGGGCGCGGACGTGCTCGGTGCGACTCAGAGCGGAAACTACAAAGAGCTGCTCGCTTCCGCCACGAACCGCGCCGTAGCCGAGCTCGCCAAAGGCTACATCCACAGCAAGACCGCTAAAATCGAGCTTCCTCCTTCGCTGAAGGCTGCTGCGAAGCTTGCGAGAAAGGTAGGCGGTGATAAATGGGAGCGCGAGCTCGTCGTGAGTATGAACGATGCCGCTACCAAGGCGGTGAGCGGCGCGAGCAAGATATTTTTGCAAGATCTGAAATCGATGAGCGATGCCGACGTTAAAAAGCTCATCGGCGGCGGCGACACGGCGCTTAGCGAGTATTTGCAGAGCAAATCGGGCGCGAAGCTGCGGGCGGTTTTTAGACCGATCGTAAGCGACATGATGAGCAAAAACAGCTTTGCGACGGCGTATAACGGGCTAAATTCCTTCGCGCAAAATAAGATCGCGGGCAATGAGGCGGTGCAAAACATCGCGCGCGGGCTGGGTGCGAGCGAATATCTGCCTAAGCAGGGCGAGGACTTGAATGATTACATCACGCAAAAGACGCTGGATGGGCTATTTGCGGTGATGAGGGAAAAAGAAAGCGCGCTTCGCGGCAGCGCCGTCGGCAAAGGCGCAGGGATTTTAGGCAAGGTGCTTCAATAA